Genomic window (Erythrolamprus reginae isolate rEryReg1 chromosome 3, rEryReg1.hap1, whole genome shotgun sequence):
GTAAAAGAAGCATAATGCAGAACGACGCTGGGGAATTTGTAGATCTCTACGTGCCTCGTAAATGGTGAGTATATCTGATTGTGAGAAATTGTGTGTCTTCCTTGGATGGTTTGGAAACTGATATAGCTGTTTTATTACTTATTTGATCTTACAGGTGACTCCAAAACAGCAGTACTCTTAAAAATGGAATAACAAAACTAAGAATCCCAAAAACAGTTGtatagagaggggcagcatacaaatcaaatagatagatagatagatagatagatagagatagatagatagatagatagatagatagatagatagatagataaattatttatattcctggaggggtctgtaatatggtaaatgatttagctttactagataaatggtcaaagcaatggaaactgcagtttaatgtttccaaatgtaaaataatgcacttggggaaaagaaatcctcaatctgagtattgcattggcagttctgtgttagcaaaaacttcagaagagaaggatttaggggtagtgatttctgacagtctcaaaatgggtgagcagtgtggtcgggcagtaggaaaagagagtaggatgcttggctgcatagctagagatataacaagcaggaagagggagattgtgatccccttatatagagcgcttgtgagaccacatttggaatactgtgttcagttctggagacctcgcctacaaaaagatattgacaaaattgaatgggtccaaagaggggctacaagaatgatggaaggtcttaagcataaaacgtatcaggaaagacttaatgaactcaatctgtatagtctggaggacagaaggaaaaggtgggacatgatcgaaacatttaaatatgttaaagggttaaataaggttcaggagggaagtgtttttaataggaaagtgaacacaagaacaaggggacacaatctgaagttagttgggggaaagatcaaaagcaacgtgaggaaatatttcactgaaagagtggtagatccttggaacaaacttccagcagacgtggttggtaaatccacagtaactgaatttaaacatgcctgggataaacatatatccatcctaagataaaacacaggaaatagtataagggcagactagatggaccatgaggtctttttctgccgtcagtcttctatgtttctatgactacaACCCCATGGAACAGTAAACAGCCAAATAATGTGCCAATACAGGGACCCCTAATTTGTATGAATTGCCTGTTgaggctttctttttttaaaaatccaaatttttATGGCTCTCTAAAGCTCAACATGCTAAGTGTAGTTTGGTAATCGGGTAAAATAATCTTAGCCAAGAAAGCCTCTTATGTGTGAGATACAACTGGCAGGATATCCCTGGATTTGTAAGGGTTGGAAGGGACAGTTCAGGCCCTGCTTTCTAGCTTCCAGTTCAACACATCTAGTGAAAGGAAATCATCACTTTTTGGGGAAGTTGTTTCAAACTGCTGTGAGTACCGATAAAGGAGAATACCGGTATTTCTAAGTCAGGGTTGAAATGGGTCTTTGATGCTCTCAGAGCTTGGTAGCGGTGGTGGTTTTGCAGATATTATTTATCCAGACTATATAACATCCtcctgccgcacgagtcccagcgaccgattaggtcccacagagtgggccttctccgggccccgtcaactaaacaatgtcggttggcgggccccaggggaagagccttctctgtggcggcaccggccctctggaaccaactccccccagagattagaactgcccctactcttcctgccttccgtaaactccttaaaacccacctttgccgtcaggcatgggggaactgaaacatctccccctgggcatgtttaatttatgcatggtatgtctgggtgTGCGTCTGTTaacatatggttttttttaaatatttaaatatttttaaatttgtctgttcacttatgatttgtttctacatgttgtgagccgccccgagtcttcggagaggggcggcatacaaatctaagtaataaataaataaataaaatcagtgcTATGGCACTGATTGTATTATCTATTTTGGGTAATGAAGCAtttgcaaaaaaacaaccaagctcagagagcatcaaagaaTTCTCATTGATATAAGTGTTAGGCAATTTACTCTGCAATCTTAGCTCACTATCCTCTCAGTGCCTGGGGAAATTTTCTTAACTTGAGTCCAACACAGATGGCTTtgtgctttttttcccctcccctcctatgGTTTTTGCCAGACGTCATTGCAACATGATCAGATGACCCAACAAAACAATTTTGGGACAGGTTGGCTAAAATTATTCCATGAATGGAAGAAACCAGCAGTATCATGCCTAACATTTCCAACTAGACTACCAGGCTCCTTTGTTTCATTGTGGTGAGGAGCCTTAACTAAATTAATCTTTGTCTTCCACCATAGCCACTAAGCACTTTTTAGTTATTCAGATGCtgatgctgctacctgcttcctcttccttcccatgctgaaggggttCCCCTCattcgctcactttgtagccggcgcctttccttcactgtggtgactcctcggtttggctgaagcaagagttgatccggccgggccggtgcgcccccttttgcctttctgtgcccaaatgctccgggaggcaacctcacagcgggtgtatgggaggcggtacgagggagtcaccacagcgaagtagtttattccctccaagcgcccagagaaaggaaattgctttgttcgctctggactgccaaagcctccttaagtgccatcgaaaggctcctctggcagctccgaaaagcccgagatggccaggattaaagggggaatggcaggaaactggccgggccttcgtgccgctctcaaattttctgggaaatttttctgggctcaggttcttaagtagaaaatgaaaaGAGGCCAAAAATTTTTGAACACCCACTTCTTATCTacaaaggttcttaagtagaggcgttcctaggtagaggtacaactgtagaTACTTTGGTATGCATGACTTACAACTGTAAAATAATTATAGGGAGGAAAATAATGtgtttaataatatttcttagaaaAGTTTCTGGGTTTTGTTAGATTAATACAGTTGCCCTCCTACAATGTCTTAATAAGAGGGATTCTGGGTTTTCCATTGTAGGAATTTCTACCAAAAGGTTGGTAAGTTGTCATGTCAAGAAATGGGTACCACATGATGAGAACATATTTTCACCTCGGTGCTTGATTTTAAgttctgtatatgtatgtatttttttccctttcagctCTGCTAGCAATCGGATAATTGGTGCTAAAGACCATGCTTCCATCCAAATAAATGTTGCAGAAGTAAGTAAAATATGTGTAACACCAAGTTGAAAGCCATCAATgtttaaaatcaaataaacagATGCAATTGCATagtcaaaatattttaatttttggggGGTGATAGAGCCAGGTGTTTGGGCATTAGGCATTAAGCTCTATTTCCTAATGCAGGCAAACAAAACCAAATCTTGATTGCTATATagacatagaattctttattggccaagtgtgattggacatacaagaagtttgtctttggtgcatatgctctaagtgtacttaaaagaaaatatatatttgtcaagaaacatgaggtacaacacttaatgattgtcatagggatcaaataagcaatcaggaaacaatattaatagaaatcttaaggatacaaccaacaagttatagtcataaatgggaggaaattggtgataggaatgatgagaaaaaactagtagtaatagtagttcagacctagtaaatagtttgacagtgttgaggggattatttgtttagcagagtgatagcgtttggggaaaaactgattttgtgtctagttgtcttggtgtgcagtgttctgtagcgacgttttgagggtaggagttgaaacagtttatgtccaggatgcaaggggtcagtaaatattttcacaaagtttcctctgaagtctgtgtcagtcttgttgggttgcagaaccaaaccagacagttatagttaTACATGTAACTATAACTGTTAAAAGCTTTCAGAGTACAACAGAAACATAGCAATGAAAAGAGAATGAATATGATTAGAATATAACACTGCACAATGAAGGCTGAAATTGTCAATTTATTTCAGGCTtcttttaaagtttaaaaattacttcaaacttttccttttttaatttttatttccatgTGCCTTAGAagaacaaaattatttttttataaatgaaTAGGTTTCACTTTAGGTCAGTAAACTCATCTTTTCCTTTTTGGGATGGGATTGGGGTTTTGCTCAGTTGTCAAACTGGTTAGATATGTAAAACGCAACATGAGATACTAATCTTTCAGCTTTCAGTTATGATTGTATAACAATTATTTGAACCCTCTTAATTCCAATGGCAGGTTGACAAAGCCACAGGCAGAGTGAATGGCCAGTTCAAAGCATATGCCATTTGTGGAGCAATCCGTCGGATGGTAAGTCTAATTGTTTTCAATGACTCAAGAGTTTGCCTATTTCTGAATAGTTTATAAATACAGGATGAGTATTTTCATTCATTATATTTATACATGTTTATAATCATTCCTATTTTCTTTGTAGCAGCTGAACTAAAGTGAAgaccctccagggggatgggggggggacatttttaccctcctctggctccagggaagcctttggagcagaggtcttcaaacttggcaagtttaagacttgtggacttcaactctcagaagttgaagtccacaagtcttaaacttgccaagtttgaggacccttgctctggagcctggggagggtgatacACGAGTCTACTGAGctcaccaggagttgggaaataggccatttctggcctccaggggacttccaggaggtgggggaacCTGTTTTCCCCCTCCACAGACATTAAATTATAGGTGTAGCAGGCAAATATTGGTAGCAGGCAAACATTAGAGTGGACTTATCAAACCACTTCAGCACCAAACCATTTCAGTGTCAATGTTTTGCTGTGGGATGCTTCACCCATCTTCAATGTACAAATACTAACTCTGTattctaaattataatttttttaactatAAGGTTTTCAATCTTGGCCATTTTTTTTCAACCTTAAAAGCAAACAAGTATGCAAAAGTACTTGATTCTTAATGATAGAAACTTATCGTTTTAGTTGCCAATGAACTTCCTTTGGACAATTTCCCAAACTCACTGAAGTGTTTTCAGATTGAAATTCAGGGTATGAATTCAATTTCTTCATCTTGTCTACCTACAAAACTGTTTTTCAGGGAGAGTCTGATGACTCAATTCTACGACTGGCAAGGACTGATGGAATTGTTTCCAAGTAAGTCTGATATTTAAGTTTGGAAGCTGTGATAATGCATCTTTCTGTTTTGCTTGAGAGCACATCATGAATGTCATTAGGAGATTACGTATTCCCAAAATATATGCCTTGGTGaaaatgcttatttgtttgtttgtttgtttatttatttatttattaagtttatataGCCACTAATCTcacaaaaaatgattcttataaaATTCCTGTTTAtccgaactaaggagaaattttctgacagtgagaacaattaatcaatggaacggcTTGCCTACAGAATTTGTGAGTGTtcgattgattaattgttctcactgaacAATTTTCAAGAagtttttcaagaagagattgtctgaaatgatatagactTTCCTGCTTGTGCAGAGTGTTGAATTaaaacaggagtctccaaccttggcaacttttaagagttgtggacttcaactcccagaactcctcagcCATCAAATGTCCCTTTCAGCTATATTCTGTTATCAGAAGACAATCTAAACATTTCCCCCTATAATTACCCCTTCCCTATGAAAGTCTCTCCCTTTCTTGTTTTTCAGTGCTTCATAGAGCTGCAgccaaacattttattttaagatTGAATCAAATGGGGCAGATAGAATCAAATGAGGCAGGTTCCAGGGAAGAATTTTTGTGAGCCTGTGTCCTTAATTTATTTGAAAATTAATCAttctgtattttgttttcttttttcaggaatttttaactgaaaaaaaatgtCATGACATGGGATTTCCTAGAAAATAAAccattggaaaacatttgttgtgCAGTGTATTATTTCAAGTCATAACAGGAAGAATACTTTACACGTGACTAATTTTGATGTTTACAACATTATTGATAAGATGTCATTTAAGACACTTTAACAGTACAGTTCTGTgtgctgtatttttcggagtataagatgcacaccccccccaaaaggctgaaaaattgggtgcactttctctctctctctctccctccctccctctccccacccccccggaagccttttttttctccagccctaatgatcttcccagctcacAGGCCTCGCTCTGAAGGTTTTGTCCAGCCtgttgcaggcttttttcattgctactccctatGAAGgaggttttttcccagccctaagtctttgcaagcttttttcattgctactccctccaaagaagttttttttaaaatccctaaccaggggataaaataatgtgctgaaactgaccagactaaggatgctagccagatgaatacctgttgGCAGaggttttttcctattttcctccccaaaaactaaggtgtgtcttgttCTCCAAAAAACGGTAATTAACCATAAAATAAATGGTTGGTTTCAGTGACATTGATCCTAGAAAAGTATTCGTTTCCTAAATTAAGTTTAAGAAACTGAAAGAAACAAGTAATTTGGTGAAAACTTTATATTAAGATGTGGATTGATTAAAACATTCATAAGCCTGAGAAATAGGTGGATTAGATTCAACTAAACGATCCAAGCTTTTTGAGACAATCAGAGTTGTAAACATACAAGTTAAAATTTATGAACTAAGATGGGTTATTTGAAGAATCATCTATGGATCTTTGTGAGCTGTTGACTATAggattctaatacagtggtacctctacctacaaacgcctctacttaggaacttttctagataagaactgggtgttcaagatttttttgcctcttctcaagaaccattttccacttacaaacccgagcctccgaaactaaccagaaaaggcagggagaagcctctgtggggcctctctaggaatctcctgggaggaaacacagcctccacccttcctatggtttccccaatcgcacgcattatttgcttttacatggattcctatg
Coding sequences:
- the RPS21 gene encoding small ribosomal subunit protein eS21; amino-acid sequence: MQNDAGEFVDLYVPRKCSASNRIIGAKDHASIQINVAEVDKATGRVNGQFKAYAICGAIRRMGESDDSILRLARTDGIVSKNF